Genomic segment of Candidatus Flexicrinis affinis:
GGTACCGGGTGGCAGGTCGACGATCATGTAGTCAAGGCTCTCGCCCCAGTCGACGTCGCGGAAGAACTGCGAGATCGCGCTGTGCAGCATCGGCCCACGCATGATCATCGGCTTGTCCGGCGTGGTCAGGAAACCAGTGCTCATTACCTTGACCCCGTACACCTCGATCGGAATCATTTTCGTGCCGATGACCCGGGGCCGGCCCGAAGTCAGCCCGACCATCTGCGGAATGTTTGGATTGGTGATGTCGGCGTCGATGAGGCCGACGCTGGCTCCCGCCTCCGCCAGCGCCACGGCGATGTTGGTGGACACCGTGCTCTTTCCGACACCGCCCTTGCCGCTGCTCACGGCGACAATGCTGCGGATTCCGCCGACGTTCTGGCGACCCAACCGGCGGTCGGTCGGGACGAGCGAGTCCCACGCAATGTCGAGCTTTGCGATTCCCGGCACCTTCCCGATCACCGCCTCGTTACAGCGCGCCTGGAAGACGTGCTTGAGCGGGCATGCCGGCGTCGTCAGGACAATCGTGAACGCGGCAGTGTCCCCCTTGATTTCGAGATCGCGCACCATGTTTAGGCTGACAATATCACGGTGGAGTTCAGGCTCGATCACCGTGCTAAGCTGCTGCATCACAAGCTCTTGAGTCGTACTCATTGCTATTCTCCCTGGCTACCCAATACATCGTTCTTCACGGCGTTCCAGTAATACGTGAAACGCTTCAAATCCAACTTTCGCGCTGTCTTGACAAACGGCGTGCGCTCAACGACTTCCACCCGCAAGCGCCCGCCCGACGACTCCGCGATCTGTTCCGCGATCGCGGCGAGTCGCGGGCTGGGGCTTCGGCTCGTCAAGATGCGGGTCGCGCCGTGCCCGACCGCAAACGCGGCAACCTCGGCGGCGACTTCTCCACGCCGGATGATGACCGGAAGTTCAAGCAAGCATTCATACATAAAGACGATGCGCTTGAGGCTGATCTTCCATTCGCGGAGCAGCTCGTCGTCAAAGACGAATACCGCAGGGACACCGCTATCAGCCATCAGTGGCGGGCTGTTCGGGCTCAGATCGTCCCCGTGGACCCACACAATCGTTCGTTCGACGGTCATCGCCTGCCCCGCCCTCTGCCGCGCCCCGGCCCGCGCCGACCGTCGCCAAAAACCGCCGGATCGGCGTCAGGAAACAGCCGGCGTTGATGCCGTTCGTAGCTGCCTTCGAAGTCGCAGTTGCCGTACAGCGGGCACTCTTTGCAGTATTCGCCTTCGGTGAACTTCTCGAGATTCTCGCGGTTGAACACATAGGGCTTGGCACTGAACGTGCTCGCCACCCACTGCCATGACAGATTATTGCTGGCCGGGTCGCCATCGATCAAGTGCGATAGAAACCAGCGCGCGCCCGCCTGCCACTTCACGCGCCGCCAATGCACAACATACGCCGCAAACCACATACGCACGTGGTTATGCAGGTAGCCTGTCTCGACAAGCGTCCGCGCAAACGCGTCGATGCACGGGAGTCCGGTGTCGGCTTCGACGATGTCCTGCGGCATCTCGTCGGCGTAGCGCTCCGTGTGCCATCCGGTCTTGTACGGCTCGCGGTCATCCCAAATGCCGTCGCCAATGTCGTCATAGATCCGCTGCCAGTAGTCGCGCCATGCCAGTTCATTGACGAACTTCTCGGCATCCTCGGGCAGGCGCTCCTTGGCGACCGCGTAATCGCGCACCTCTGCAAGCGAAAGCACACCGTGCCGGATGTATGCAGACAGTCTCGACACTGGGCCGTGGACGTAATTGCGCGACGCTTCGTAGTCCTTGCCCTTGCCGAGCTTAGCGAGCTGCTCCTCAGCGGCCTTACGCCCGCCGCGCGTGCCGCTCACGTGATCGTCAACGGCGGCAGCCTCGGGGAACTCCTCACGCAGGTACGCAATCAGTTCGTCCCGGTCGGCAAATTCGCGTTTCATGTCTGCCATACTTGCCGCCCCTATTTAACACCCAATGCGTCGGCGAAACGCTCCACAGCGGCCACGCCGTTCGCGATGCCGTCTTCAGCGCGAATCAGCTCCCCGAGCCGAGAGGCGCGCTCTGCGAACGACGCTGTCCCGACGAGTTCCTTCAGCCGAAACGCCAGCGCCTCTCGAGTCAGCACCGGCTTGAGGATCGGCTCGGGGCCAGCACCAATCTCACGCACGCGACGGCCCCAGAACGGTTGATCCGCCATGTGAGGGACGCTCAGAGTCGGTTTTCCGGCGCGTAACCCTGCTGCCGTCGTGCCTGCGCCACCGTGATGTACGACCGCGCTCACGTGCTGCATGAGCCAGTTGTGCGGCGCGCGGTCGAGCACGTACATCGTTTCGGGAACCTGGATATTGTTCTCCACTGCCCAACGCGACATCACTACGGCCCGCACGCCGGCAAGCTCGACTCCCCCGCGGATCATTCCGAACAACCCAGCCGGATTGCGACTGCTCATGCTTCCGAATCCGATATAGACGGGGGCAGGATCGCCTTCGAGAAATGTGACAAGATCCGGCGGCGGTGTCCAGGCACTCGCTTCCTCCAGAAACCAGTAGCCGACCGTCGCGCTGAGCGCTGGGTAGTCGGCCGGATGCGGGACGACATGCCGGCTGAAGCCATTGACCACCGGAACGTCACTGAGCCGGCGAACAATGTCCAGCGCAGATGCGGCAGGCATCGACAGCCGCTCTCGCATGCCGGCAACCGGCTTCTGCACCATTCGTCCGATCATGCGCTGAGCGAACAAACCAAACCAGCGGTTCAATCGACTGTCGCGCTTGGTGATGGGGCTCAAGGACGCCGCAGCAGACCGTGTTGCGCGGTACGGTTGCAGGGCCGCTTCGATCAGGGGCAGGCCGTGCTTCTCGGCGATCACCTGCGCGAATGGGGTCGAAACGAAACCGGACACAAGCAGGTCGCAATCGCCGCCATACGCCTCAAGCGAACGGGTCATGTCGTCGCTGTGCTCCTGCAGCAGCTTGCGCATGACGCGAAGCTGGACCATCGGGTTGGTCCCGCGCTCCGACCACTCGACCGCGTCCTCGGTGCTCATCATCGAGTCCATGTCGAGGCCGGGATGCGCCTTGAATCCGTACGATTCGACCCACGGCACGAAGTTCGTCCCGCAGAAGATCACGACCTCGTGGCCGGCGTCACGCAATCCGAGCGCCAATGCCAGCGCCGGCTGCACGTCGCCACGGGTTCCAAAAGCGATCAGGTTGATCTTCATGGCATCCCCTAAAAAAACGGGCACCTGCTTCGACTTCTGCCGCAGGTGCCCGAGAATGCTTCGCTTCAGCGACCCGGCTAGTTGTCGCCGCCCTCTTGCTTGGCCTTCTTGCGGGCCAGCGCCGCTTCGCGCTTGGCGAGACGTTCCGCCTTCTTGCGCTCTTCCTCGGCCGCGTCCACGGCGGGTGGTGCCTCTGCCACGGCCTCGGCCGCTGGAGCAGCACCACTGGCAGCCTCCGAAGCGCCTGACGACGCTTCCGCCTGCGGCGCAGGAGCAGCGGCAGGTTGTGCCGCAGCAGCGGCAGCGGCCTTCGCGGCGGCTGCTTCCTTCTTCTTCCGTTCCTTGATGACGTCGGTGTGCTCCCACCCGCCGCGCGCTTCGGCTTCTTCCGCCGCGGTCGTCGGCGCAATCGACTTCCAGTAGCTGAACGGCTTCGACAGTTTCTCGTGGTCGTGGATGTGCACGGTCGTGCGATCGTAGCTCGCCATCTCGTAGTCGTGGTCCATCTTGATCGCGTCGAACGGGCAGAACTCCGCGCAAAAGCCGCAGTTCATGCAGATGTCGATGTCGATGAAGAACTCCTCAGGCTGCGGGACAGGCCGCCCGGTGTTCGGGTCGGTACCGCGCACGATCCAGATGCACTGCGGAGGGCATACTTTTGCGCAGATACCGCACGACGTGCACCAGTCCTCGCCGGGTGCGTCGGGATGGTCGGGGTCGTTCACGACGAGGAACGGCACGAACCGGAAGCGTTCCGGAACGGCGATCTTCTCGTCGGGGTACATAACGGTGAAAGCCCCCGTCGACTCCGGCCCCTGCCGTACTTGGAAGTTATCCGCGTTCTTGGCGTACTTCCGCAGGCCGTACTTGATGTCGTCGGTGTACGTCGCGAAAAAATGCTTGATCGTGACGCCGAGGCCCTTGAGAATTCCGAGTCCGTACATTCAGCGATCTCCTAGCGATCCGTTTCGCCCAGCACAATGTCGATGCTGCCCAATATCGTCACGACGTCTGCAATCTTCATTCCGTGTGACATCGGGCCGAGCGCGGTCAGATTGATGAAGCTTGGCGCGCGAACGTGGTAGCGCCACGGGTTCTGATTGCCCTTGTCGTCGCCATAGCTGACGACGTAGTAGCCCAGCTCGCCCTTCGGGTTCTCGACACGCCCGTACGCTTCGCCCGGTGGAACACGCGGGCTGTACTGCTGTGTAACGGCCACGATCGGCTCGCCCTTGGTCTGTTCAAGGCGCGGAAGGATCTGACGCAAGATGCGCAGCGACTCGTGCATCTCCAGCATACGTACCTTGTAGCGATCGAAGATGTCGCCGTTCTGGCCCACCGGGATGTCGAAGTCGAGTTCCGGATAGATGCTATACGGCTCGGCACGGCGAATATCGTACGGCACGCCGCTGCCGCGCATCAGCGGGCCTGCGGTGCTGTAGTTGATGGCATCTTCTGCCGTCAGGATACCGACACCGATACACCGCTCGCGAAGGATCTCGTTACCCGTCAGGTAGCGATCGTACTCGTCGAGGAAGCGCGGCAGGCGCTCGTTGATCATCTCGGTCAGGAACTGCATCGTGTCATAGTCGCGCACGCGGTCGTTGACGAGGTTCGCGACGCTCTTGATGCGCTCGGGGATGTCCTTGAACACGCCGCCGAAACGCATGTAATTGCACATCAGCCGCGAGCCTGCCGTCGCTTCGAAGAAGTCAAGGATCTTCTCGCGCTCGGCGTTTGCGTACAGCATCGGCGTGAAGAACGCGCCGAGGTCGTTCAACAGGAAGCCGATCGACCACAGATGGTTGACGATACGCGTCAACTCGGTCATCAATACACGGATGACTTCCGCACGGTAAGTCGGCGGGTTGTAGCGCGCACCGCGAGCAAGAAGCTGCTCCACAGCCAACGCATAGCCGAGGTTATTTCCCATGCTGCTGATGTAGTCGAGGCGATCGGTGAACGGCATGTTCATCAGGAACGTGTTGCGCTCGCCGATCTTCTCGTGGTTGCGGTGCAGATAGCCCATCACCGGCTCCAGCGTGTCGA
This window contains:
- a CDS encoding Mrp/NBP35 family ATP-binding protein; the protein is MSTTQELVMQQLSTVIEPELHRDIVSLNMVRDLEIKGDTAAFTIVLTTPACPLKHVFQARCNEAVIGKVPGIAKLDIAWDSLVPTDRRLGRQNVGGIRSIVAVSSGKGGVGKSTVSTNIAVALAEAGASVGLIDADITNPNIPQMVGLTSGRPRVIGTKMIPIEVYGVKVMSTGFLTTPDKPMIMRGPMLHSAISQFFRDVDWGESLDYMIVDLPPGTGDAPLSLAQQFSVTGAVIVTQPQEVAVGDALRSMAMFDQLNVPILGIIENMAGEFFGEGGGERLAAERETTFLGRVPLQATVRQGGDYGRPVVVSEPDSPAGQAFLQIARQVAARVSVTLMQQLDVIPLNIIG
- a CDS encoding deoxyribodipyrimidine photo-lyase gives rise to the protein MKREFADRDELIAYLREEFPEAAAVDDHVSGTRGGRKAAEEQLAKLGKGKDYEASRNYVHGPVSRLSAYIRHGVLSLAEVRDYAVAKERLPEDAEKFVNELAWRDYWQRIYDDIGDGIWDDREPYKTGWHTERYADEMPQDIVEADTGLPCIDAFARTLVETGYLHNHVRMWFAAYVVHWRRVKWQAGARWFLSHLIDGDPASNNLSWQWVASTFSAKPYVFNRENLEKFTEGEYCKECPLYGNCDFEGSYERHQRRLFPDADPAVFGDGRRGPGRGRGRGRR
- a CDS encoding NADH-quinone oxidoreductase subunit D, which encodes MVDHAAEPVETLKTGTTDEAVAFLLEKYPGAISADTRPGFQGVIVDPAKLVEVAQTIKDELGFDYLSSATAVDYLGHGDHLEMVYHAYRISGGPALNFKAQTDRENAKLPSLVGVWGGADFQEREAYDLYGIHFDGHPNLKRILLWEGFDGYPMRKDWKEAYYEQESKPFDSRWPSGWVHRSEEKNVFGKNVRYPADFDLAKLTDLSEESLYKMSGVGVEMQTIEAGIRTDKLVVNMGPHHPSTHGVFRMIISLDGETIDTLEPVMGYLHRNHEKIGERNTFLMNMPFTDRLDYISSMGNNLGYALAVEQLLARGARYNPPTYRAEVIRVLMTELTRIVNHLWSIGFLLNDLGAFFTPMLYANAEREKILDFFEATAGSRLMCNYMRFGGVFKDIPERIKSVANLVNDRVRDYDTMQFLTEMINERLPRFLDEYDRYLTGNEILRERCIGVGILTAEDAINYSTAGPLMRGSGVPYDIRRAEPYSIYPELDFDIPVGQNGDIFDRYKVRMLEMHESLRILRQILPRLEQTKGEPIVAVTQQYSPRVPPGEAYGRVENPKGELGYYVVSYGDDKGNQNPWRYHVRAPSFINLTALGPMSHGMKIADVVTILGSIDIVLGETDR
- a CDS encoding 4Fe-4S binding protein, whose translation is MYGLGILKGLGVTIKHFFATYTDDIKYGLRKYAKNADNFQVRQGPESTGAFTVMYPDEKIAVPERFRFVPFLVVNDPDHPDAPGEDWCTSCGICAKVCPPQCIWIVRGTDPNTGRPVPQPEEFFIDIDICMNCGFCAEFCPFDAIKMDHDYEMASYDRTTVHIHDHEKLSKPFSYWKSIAPTTAAEEAEARGGWEHTDVIKERKKKEAAAAKAAAAAAAQPAAAPAPQAEASSGASEAASGAAPAAEAVAEAPPAVDAAEEERKKAERLAKREAALARKKAKQEGGDN
- a CDS encoding glycosyltransferase family 1 protein, with the translated sequence MKINLIAFGTRGDVQPALALALGLRDAGHEVVIFCGTNFVPWVESYGFKAHPGLDMDSMMSTEDAVEWSERGTNPMVQLRVMRKLLQEHSDDMTRSLEAYGGDCDLLVSGFVSTPFAQVIAEKHGLPLIEAALQPYRATRSAAASLSPITKRDSRLNRWFGLFAQRMIGRMVQKPVAGMRERLSMPAASALDIVRRLSDVPVVNGFSRHVVPHPADYPALSATVGYWFLEEASAWTPPPDLVTFLEGDPAPVYIGFGSMSSRNPAGLFGMIRGGVELAGVRAVVMSRWAVENNIQVPETMYVLDRAPHNWLMQHVSAVVHHGGAGTTAAGLRAGKPTLSVPHMADQPFWGRRVREIGAGPEPILKPVLTREALAFRLKELVGTASFAERASRLGELIRAEDGIANGVAAVERFADALGVK